The Trueperaceae bacterium genome includes a window with the following:
- a CDS encoding ATP-dependent metallopeptidase FtsH/Yme1/Tma family protein: protein MKRSFNPWLFVMLLILGIFVFNQFNSGSSSREINFSTFTGLVEQGKVASVVIDRNSGVINGELTSESQVVVNGEPQTIRSFRTTTILTDTLLSELRKDVSSVTIRNPPQWLGILLGSILPIVLLLGFFWFIFMRAQGGPNQVMQFGQSRAKTFGRENKVNTTFNDVAGHKEAKQELVEVVDFLKTPQKYLRIGAEIPKGVLLVGPPGTGKTLLARAVAGEAGVPFLTVSASEFMEMFVGVGASRVRSLFEEARKSAPSIIFIDELDSIGRRRGAGIGGGHDEREQTLNQILSEMDGFEKDTSVIIIAATNRPDILDPALLRPGRFDRQVTIGLPTMTEREEILKVHVRNKPVTDDVSLRRLAEATPAFSGADLENLTNEAALIAARNDKQVITWVDFNEALDRITLGLRRGSLVPSEEERRILAFHEAGHAVAYAAQPELGDIRKVTIMPRGGAGGFMAPLSKEEMFYNVQRFKAQLVVAFAGRQAEKRITGTISSGASNDLKQATDMAKQMVLDLGMGSQEFLAWGSDQGPIFLGGEISRRKDFSEETARQVEEEVSGILEAAYRDCEALIESNWDTVEAVATALLKRETLDGKLIHRAHALAQEGKSAEEIADWIVETAAENERRAQAADDRERRAAEEERRRKTAESSGRPPIEPRPEPRPASESGD, encoded by the coding sequence TTGAAACGATCGTTCAACCCCTGGCTGTTCGTGATGCTGCTCATACTGGGCATCTTCGTGTTCAACCAGTTCAACTCCGGTTCGAGCAGCCGCGAGATCAACTTCTCCACCTTCACGGGGTTGGTCGAACAGGGCAAGGTGGCGTCCGTCGTCATCGATCGCAATAGCGGGGTCATCAACGGCGAGCTCACCAGCGAGTCGCAGGTCGTGGTCAACGGCGAACCGCAGACGATCCGTTCGTTCCGCACCACCACCATCCTCACCGACACGCTCCTCTCCGAGCTGCGTAAGGACGTCTCCAGCGTCACCATCCGCAACCCACCGCAGTGGCTCGGCATCCTGCTGGGCTCGATACTGCCCATCGTCCTGCTCCTCGGCTTCTTCTGGTTCATCTTCATGCGCGCCCAGGGCGGGCCGAACCAGGTGATGCAGTTCGGGCAATCGCGCGCCAAGACGTTCGGGCGCGAGAACAAGGTGAACACCACCTTCAACGACGTCGCCGGTCACAAGGAGGCCAAGCAGGAGCTCGTCGAGGTCGTCGACTTCCTCAAGACGCCTCAGAAGTACCTGCGCATCGGCGCCGAGATCCCCAAGGGCGTGCTGCTGGTCGGCCCTCCCGGCACGGGCAAGACGCTGCTGGCGCGCGCCGTGGCGGGCGAGGCCGGCGTGCCGTTCCTCACGGTGTCGGCCTCGGAGTTCATGGAGATGTTCGTTGGCGTGGGCGCCAGCCGCGTGCGGAGCCTGTTCGAGGAGGCCCGCAAGTCGGCGCCCTCCATCATCTTCATCGACGAGCTCGACTCCATCGGCCGGCGCCGCGGCGCCGGCATCGGCGGCGGTCACGACGAGCGCGAGCAGACCCTGAACCAGATCTTGAGCGAGATGGACGGTTTCGAGAAGGACACGTCGGTCATCATCATCGCGGCCACCAACCGCCCCGACATCCTCGACCCCGCCCTCCTGCGACCCGGCCGCTTCGACAGGCAGGTAACCATCGGCCTGCCCACCATGACGGAGCGCGAGGAGATCCTCAAGGTGCACGTCCGCAACAAGCCCGTCACCGACGACGTGAGCCTGCGGCGACTGGCGGAGGCCACCCCAGCGTTCTCCGGCGCCGACCTCGAGAACCTCACCAACGAGGCGGCGCTCATCGCGGCGCGCAACGACAAGCAGGTCATCACCTGGGTCGACTTCAACGAGGCGCTCGACCGCATCACCCTCGGCCTGAGGCGCGGCAGTCTCGTGCCCTCGGAGGAGGAGCGCCGCATCCTCGCCTTCCACGAGGCGGGGCACGCCGTGGCGTACGCGGCGCAACCCGAGCTGGGCGACATCCGCAAGGTGACCATCATGCCGCGCGGCGGCGCCGGCGGCTTCATGGCGCCCCTGAGCAAGGAAGAGATGTTCTACAACGTGCAGCGGTTCAAGGCGCAGCTGGTGGTGGCGTTCGCCGGCCGCCAGGCTGAGAAGCGCATCACCGGCACCATCTCGTCGGGCGCGAGCAACGACCTCAAGCAGGCCACCGACATGGCCAAGCAGATGGTCTTGGACCTCGGCATGGGCTCGCAAGAGTTCCTGGCGTGGGGCTCAGATCAGGGACCCATCTTCCTGGGGGGCGAGATCTCGCGCCGCAAGGACTTCTCCGAGGAGACTGCGCGCCAGGTCGAGGAGGAGGTCTCGGGGATCCTCGAGGCGGCCTACCGCGACTGCGAAGCGCTGATAGAGAGCAACTGGGATACCGTGGAGGCCGTCGCCACTGCGCTGCTCAAGCGCGAGACGCTCGACGGCAAGCTCATCCACCGCGCGCACGCGCTGGCGCAGGAGGGTAAGTCGGCCGAGGAGATCGCCGACTGGATCGTCGAGACGGCCGCGGAGAACGAGCGTCGCGCCCAGGCGGCGGACGACCGTGAGCGGCGCGCCGCCGAGGAGGAGCGCCGCCGCAAGACGGCCGAGAGTAGCGGGCGGCCGCCCATCGAACCGCGCCCCGAGCCGCGCCCAGCGAGCGAGTCGGGCGACTGA
- the glgC gene encoding glucose-1-phosphate adenylyltransferase: MLSRKVKVIGMVLAGGKGSRLHPLTWRRTKPAVPFGAKYRIIDFALNNMINSGVYGIYVLTQFKAQSLTEHIQRHWRFGTFLDDHFITLAPAQMYLFEELGAEWYRGTADAIYQNLHLIDNNRADLVAIFSGDHIYKMDISHMVEYHLQHGADVTISAYPTPVEEGRRFGVLQVDADWRITEFNEKPENPEPMPGRPSHCLASMGNYVFTVDVLMQMLKDDANRPDSDHDFGKDVLPRALGDGKRLFAYDFARNPIRGQVGPNTYWRDVGTLDSYWAANMDLVAVKPEFDLYNEEWPLRTSAEFSAPAKFVHEEEGRRGQAFNSLLAGGVIISGATLRRTIASRRVRVNSYATVENSVLLDNVVIGRRATIRNAIVDKNVTVPEGETLGVDLDQDRARGLVVTESGIVTVPKGFKFG; encoded by the coding sequence ATGCTCAGTCGCAAGGTCAAGGTCATCGGGATGGTTCTCGCGGGCGGCAAGGGCTCCCGCCTCCACCCCTTAACGTGGCGCCGCACCAAGCCGGCCGTGCCCTTCGGCGCCAAGTACCGCATCATCGACTTCGCCCTGAACAACATGATCAACTCGGGCGTCTACGGCATCTACGTACTCACTCAGTTCAAGGCGCAGAGCCTGACCGAGCACATCCAGCGCCACTGGCGCTTCGGCACCTTCCTCGACGACCACTTCATCACGCTCGCCCCGGCGCAGATGTACCTGTTCGAGGAGCTGGGGGCCGAGTGGTACCGCGGGACGGCCGACGCCATCTACCAGAACCTGCACCTGATCGACAACAACCGCGCCGACCTGGTGGCCATCTTCTCGGGCGACCACATCTACAAGATGGACATCAGCCACATGGTGGAGTACCACCTCCAGCACGGGGCCGACGTCACGATCTCCGCCTACCCCACGCCCGTCGAGGAGGGGCGGCGCTTCGGGGTCCTGCAGGTGGACGCCGACTGGCGCATCACGGAGTTCAACGAGAAGCCCGAGAACCCCGAACCCATGCCGGGCCGGCCGAGTCACTGCCTCGCCAGCATGGGCAACTACGTCTTCACGGTCGACGTCCTGATGCAGATGCTCAAGGACGACGCCAACCGGCCCGACTCGGACCACGACTTCGGGAAGGACGTGCTGCCGCGCGCGCTCGGGGACGGCAAGCGGCTCTTCGCGTACGACTTCGCGCGCAACCCGATCAGGGGCCAGGTCGGGCCGAACACCTACTGGCGCGACGTTGGCACGCTCGACAGCTACTGGGCCGCGAACATGGACCTGGTGGCGGTGAAGCCCGAGTTCGACCTGTACAACGAGGAGTGGCCCCTGCGCACGTCGGCCGAGTTCTCGGCGCCGGCCAAGTTCGTGCACGAGGAGGAGGGGCGGCGCGGTCAGGCGTTCAACTCGCTGCTGGCCGGCGGGGTGATCATCTCCGGCGCCACGTTGAGGCGCACGATCGCCTCGCGCCGGGTGCGCGTCAACTCGTACGCCACCGTGGAGAACTCCGTGCTGCTCGACAACGTGGTCATCGGCCGCCGCGCCACCATCCGCAACGCCATCGTCGACAAGAACGTGACCGTCCCGGAAGGCGAGACGCTCGGGGTCGACCTCGACCAGGACCGGGCGCGCGGCCTGGTGGTGACGGAGAGCGGCATCGTGACCGTGCCCAAGGGGTTCAAGTTCGGCTGA
- the rlmN gene encoding 23S rRNA (adenine(2503)-C(2))-methyltransferase RlmN, which yields MPAAPPTLFDAPVAELPLPEGERAFRRRQVGAWVYGRGVTDPSAMTDLPQGVRDWLQANVAPSPFVAFRRFPSDDGSVRYLFTLRDGKQTEAVYMPYAGRRTVCVSSMVGCPAGCAFCATGAMGFGRNLTRGEIVAQLVEVARHEGVAPTTIRNVVLMGMGEALLNYDNAIGAIRTYLDPLGLDMSPRRITLSTVGLPSRIRKLAGEGLPLVLAVSLHAPDQETRQRIIPTALAHGVPDIMAALRDWQDATSRRVTIEYTMLEGVNDHDWQADMLAELLRGLTSHVNLIPFNPWTGSGFVGTPREKLTRFQARLAARGVSVSVRFSRGRDAGAACGQLALQGADAASVADSGVVTPPA from the coding sequence ATGCCAGCTGCCCCTCCCACGCTGTTCGACGCCCCCGTGGCGGAGCTCCCCCTGCCCGAGGGCGAGCGGGCGTTCCGGCGCCGGCAGGTCGGCGCCTGGGTGTACGGCCGCGGCGTGACGGATCCCTCGGCCATGACCGACCTCCCGCAGGGCGTCCGCGATTGGCTCCAGGCCAACGTCGCGCCGAGCCCGTTCGTGGCTTTCCGGCGCTTCCCGTCGGACGACGGGTCGGTGCGCTACCTCTTCACCCTCAGGGACGGCAAGCAGACGGAGGCCGTCTACATGCCGTACGCGGGGCGGCGCACGGTGTGCGTCAGCTCCATGGTCGGCTGCCCTGCCGGCTGCGCCTTCTGCGCCACCGGCGCCATGGGGTTCGGGCGCAACCTCACGCGGGGCGAGATCGTGGCGCAGCTCGTCGAGGTGGCGCGTCACGAGGGCGTGGCGCCCACCACCATCCGCAACGTCGTCCTGATGGGCATGGGCGAGGCGCTGCTCAACTACGACAACGCCATCGGGGCCATCCGCACGTACCTCGACCCCCTCGGGCTCGACATGTCCCCGCGCCGCATCACCCTGTCCACCGTCGGACTCCCCAGCCGCATCCGCAAGCTGGCGGGCGAGGGGTTGCCCCTCGTGCTGGCCGTGAGCCTGCACGCGCCCGACCAGGAGACCAGGCAACGCATCATCCCCACGGCGCTCGCTCACGGCGTGCCGGACATCATGGCCGCGCTGCGCGACTGGCAGGACGCCACCTCGCGCCGGGTGACCATCGAGTACACGATGCTCGAGGGCGTCAACGACCACGACTGGCAGGCCGACATGCTCGCCGAGCTCCTCCGGGGCCTGACGAGCCACGTCAATCTCATCCCGTTCAACCCGTGGACGGGCTCCGGTTTCGTCGGCACGCCCAGGGAGAAGCTCACGCGCTTCCAGGCCCGGCTCGCCGCCAGGGGCGTCAGCGTCTCGGTGCGCTTCAGCCGCGGCCGCGACGCCGGCGCCGCCTGCGGGCAGCTCGCCCTGCAGGGCGCGGACGCTGCCTCGGTGGCCGACTCGGGCGTCGTCACGCCTCCCGCCTGA